The following is a genomic window from Chlorocebus sabaeus isolate Y175 chromosome 24, mChlSab1.0.hap1, whole genome shotgun sequence.
tgagccactgcacccaacctattTAGGGCAAATTTTAAATGTCAAGTTATCTTACATCTGCTCACCACCCACCCTATTTTTGAGTTACCTTCTTCGTGCCAGCAGATGATGTCATAAGTCTGTCAGTCAACAAACATCTGAGTTcatactatgtgtcaggcatcgAGCCAGGCATTAACAAATAGGCATTTAATAAGTGCttgaataattaaaagaaatttaaaataacatttaactaGTGCTTTCCAACTTGCTTGATCATTAGAATGACCTGTGGCACTAGTTAAAAATCCAAATTTCGCTCTCTAGTAGTTTAGTGgctaggatttaaaaaataaaattattattattttttaaattcagatctgtggccaggcatggtggctcgtgcctgtaatcccagcactttgggaggccaaggtgggcagatcccctgaggtcaggagttccagaccagcctggccaacatggtgaaactccgtctatactaaaaatacaaaaactagccaggcatggtggcacctgcctgcaatcccagcaactcgggagactgaggcaggagaattgcttgaacctgggaggcagaggttgcagtgagccaagatcgcactactgcactccaacctggatgacagagtgagactctgtctcacacacacacacacacaaaatcagatCTGCAGACTTCACTCCCCGAATCCCAAAACCACTGATTCACATTCCTAGATTTTAGGTTGGGCCTGAAATTCTATTCTTAACAAGCCTTCAAATTAATTCTCATGATATGGCAAGTTTGGGAAATACTGACCTAACCCAAATAGATCCAGAAAGGTAAGACCTGGTCTCCAAATATCAGGTTGCCTTTTGAACTGAaatgtttttttatttgcatCTCCAATGACATTTGCCTTTCCTCTGTGGTTACCAATACTTAGCAGAGAAAGTCTGTTTGGTTGAGTCGAATaatataaatcttaaaattatacCGGAATTGCAATCTCCTGGGCTTTCTGAAGATGGGATTCCTTTTCAGTAAATGCTAATTGCCAGATTGCAATTGTTGATTAATTAATGATGTGATCAGAAATCAGCACTTCTTAACAGGCATTTTTCTGATTAGCATGTATTTGATGGTTCCCCCAAGCAACAGGGAAAAGAGTGTCCGGAAAAAGAGAAGCTCACAGGCTTGGGACACCCCCAGAGTACTGTCGGGCTGCTCTCTGGTAGGCCGGATAGGGTGGAACAGAACCTTGTGACAGACTTTGAccatttggtatttatttattttatttttatttttatttttattttggagatggagtcttgctctgtcacccaggctggagtgtagtggcatgatctcggctcactgcagcctctgactcccgggttccagcaattctcttgcctcagcctcccaggtagctgggattacaggtgtgcgccaccacacccggctgatttttttttttttttttttttttgtatttttagagacagggtttcaccatgttggccaggctggccttgaactcctgatttcaggtgatccacccgcccccgcctcccaaaatgctaggattacaggcgtgagccaccacacctggccccatttaGTATTTATGAAGACCCTGAGCATTCTAGAATCTGGGTGCAGTAGACAAGTATCCAGTGACTTTATTTGTAAGATGAAATGCAGACACTGGGAGCTTTTGGAGAACACGTGGCATAACAGAGTGGAAAAGAGTGAAACTGGTGTAAGACGTTCTCACGAACGACTTTCCATTTCCTTAGACTCTGGCCTGCCAGTTGCTTTCCCTTGCTATATTCCCGCCACCTCCCACCCACAGACACCCTCACAGAGACCCTTGCATGCATGCACGCAGAGgagcacactcacacacccctctATCAGGTTGAACCAAGTGAACTTGCTTTTTTGGGGGCggggagagatggagtctcgctgtgttgcctaggctggagtgaagtggctggatcttggctcactgcaacctccgcctctccagttcaagcagttctcctgctttagcctcccaagtagctgagactacaggcgcaccgccacacccagctaatttctgtttttgtgttttagtagagataggatttcaccatgttgccgaggctggtctctaactcctgagctcaggcaatccgccctcctcggcctcccaaagtgctaggattacaggcgtgagccaccgcccccggcctgaAATTGCTATTCCTATAGGTCACAACAGACAAATAGCAGCAGCTTCACATGGTTCAGCCTCATATCtatgtgtacacatgcacacccacCCATGTGCTTACGTAAATGCGCCCATACTCACCTACAAACATGTATACACTTGTGCACACAGTCACACGTGCAGGAAAATTCTCTGGTGCCCTTCTCCATGGCTGTGCTAGTGAACAACTAATCTGGCCCCTCCTGCGTCCCTCCGCACCCCACCCACCTTGCCACCTTCCCCAACATTAACCTCCGGTGCTGATCCCCACCCCTACAGGAGAGCGAAGACCTGGAGAAACAGAACGCGGCTCTGCGCAAGGAGATCAAGCAGCTCACGGAGGAACTGAAGTACTTCACGTCGGTGCTGAACAGCCACGAGCCCCTGTGCTCCGTGCTAGCTGCCAGCACGCCCTCGCCCCCAGAGGTGGTGTACAGCGCCCACGCCTTCCACCAGCCTCATGTCAGCTCCCCGCGCTTCCAGCCCTGAGCTTCCGATGCGGGGAGAACAGAGCCTCAGGAGGGGCACACAGACTGTGGCAGCGCTGCGCCCATCCCGCAGAGGACCCTGTCGACCTGGAGACCCGGAGACAGAGGCCTGGACAAGGAGTGAACACGGAAACTGTCACGACTGGAAGGGCGTAAAGCCTCCCAGCAGTGCCGCAGCGTTTCGGGGGGCGTGTGCTGGACCCCACCACTGTGGGTTGCAGGCCCAATGCAGAAGAGTATCAAGCAAGATGCTCAAGTCCCATGGCACAGAGCAAGGCGGGCAGGGAAgggttatttttctaaataaatgctttaaaagaAACCAGTCTGGCAAGGCAGTTTCTCTCTTTCACCCTGTCCCTTGACACTCTAAATTCTGCACCCTTGACACTCTAAATTCTGCAATGTTGGgaccttctttgttttttggacTCTAGTACCCTCAAAGAGCTCTAGGGACTCCACTAATAGCTCCTCTTTTCCATAGTTTGTTGAAGTACTTGAGAAGCTTTCAATTCCTTCCTTTAAatgtctccttctccttctcctcctcctcctcctcctcctcctcctcctcctcctcctcctcctccttctccttcttcccctcttcctcctcttcctcctcttcccttctccttctcctcctcctcctccttcttcttcttgacAGAATTTCTCAGCTCTTGgctcaggttgcagtgcagtggcgcgatctccgctcactgcaacctccgactcccaggttcaagagaccgtcttgcttcagcctccctagcagctgagactacaggcacgcaccatggcgcccagctaatttttgtatttttagtaaagacaaggtttcaccatgttggccaggctggtctcaaactcttgacctgaagtgatccacccgcctgggtctccaaagtgctgggattacaggcgtgagccaccgtgcctagcccagGTGTGTTCTGGATTTTCCTTCCGTGCTCCCCTCACTGTGACTTCCTACCTTCCATTCTTCACTGCTTTCTAGCCCATGAGCGGGTTGTCCCCTAGTCCGGGAGAAGGCCCAGTGCAGGATGGGCTCACCTGGTGAAGTGGTAAGTCAGGTTGACCTTCTCATCTCCCGCTCATGACTCCACTCACCCAGCCAGCTGGCTCTGCCCGGACAGCCAAGTCTCTGCGTACTGcaaccaggccctgtgctgggccgCCCTTCACATGAAAGGTGATGCCTTCCTAATGCTTTCAAGGGGCAACATGCAGCTTGGGTCCACAGGGACTTCTCTGACAGTAGTCTACGTGTCCTGCTGAAGACTCCACCTCCCTTAGAAGGCGGTGACACAAAGCACAGGACTTGTCCTGTCCCTGCAGGGCTCCTCAGGCTGCCATTTGAGCACTTTGAGGGCAACACAAGGCTCAGGGAACACAGGGTCATCTTCAGTTTGGCAGAGCCTGAAACCAGCATGCTCCACCCACCTGCTCTTCAGAGATCCCCAGGCCAAGTGCCCGCTGGCCTGCCTGACACAGCCTTACCCACACCACTGCCCATGAGCAATGGCTGCAGCAGGGCCTGGCCACACACAGCCCCTGCTGAGCCAGCTGGAGACAAAAGCAACAGAGATCCCTGTGCCAGGCACCCACCTGATTGAGCCCCTTCCGTAGCCACCCTCAGTCTCAATCATTTGTCCTTTAGAGGGACAGCCTCTGCCTGCTGCCTCCCCAGTGGCAGCCCTCATGGGGTgacaggagaagggaggagaaggcCTGCTTCCCTGTGTCAGTGCCCCCTGAACCCACTGGCCAACCACTCTGGCCCGTTTGAGGCCAAGTTTCAACTCTAGACGTCCCCTGTGCGTGTCTCTCCTGTCCCTCTCAGATGATGCCAATGTTGGGCTATTGTGACTATTAAACGCCATAGAAGTTTGGAAGAGCTGCATCCCAGCAGGTGGTGGAGTCACAGCCCCTCGGGAGGAGCCCAACCCAACAGCCTCTGACGGCACATTGCAATCTTTGGGGTTCTTACCAGGGAAACTGGTGCCCATGGATGCCTAGGGTGTGGACACTGGGCTGAGCGCCATAATGCAGAGCCTGGGAAGACAGGCCAGAAGACCTTCCCTGAGTGCTGGCATTTCTCCCAGGGCAGAATCTTGCATTGTCACCTTTGGTCTCCCAACAAAACATGGCAAAACGGGCTCCCCTTTCAGTGCAGAGCCTCCATGTGGACTGGGCAGATGTGCCATGAGGAGGAgctttctcaatttccttcagaaaCCAGGTTTTGGTAGCTAATGCTCTGTCTAGCTCTTTCCCACCCCTCTGTTAACGAGAGGAGCAAAGAAGTCAATCTTCACCTCAGACATTGCAGTCGCTAAATaggattcatttttctttcataataataataataataattattattttttgaggcacggtctcactctgtcgcctaggctggagtgcagtgatgcaatcatggctcactgcagccttcactaCCCagactcaggcgatcctcccacctcatatTCCCAaggcgttgggattacaggcatgagccattgcgcctggccttctTTCGCCATCTAAAGACACAGAACTTTGAGTCCAGCTTTCTTTGCCACTATCTTTGCCAGGGCCTGGCCTCTCGTGGGCAGGCTTTCTTCTGATCAGAGAGTTTTCTTTCCACCCATGCTCTAGCACTGTGATTTTCCCTCAGAAACCCCCACAGAAGGCACATGACCTGTGCCGGCATCTTCTGAATTACATTCGGGGCCAGAACTAGAAAAGCAGAGTTCACGTACTTGGTTCCCATCTCTCAGCAAGGACTTCTCTTCCCCTTTCATTCTTTACTTTCTACTGACCCCAGGCAGTTCCACTTCTCCTTTCTAGTCAGCCTGGTAGAGGTAGCAGACAGTTGAACCTGGGGCTAGTGCCAAAGCTGACTTCATGTCCATTCAGGGAAATTGGAGAGGCAGCCATGAATACAAATTTGAACGTCTGTAGCTTTAACCTTGGACGTTTCACCAACCAGGCTGTGTCC
Proteins encoded in this region:
- the BATF gene encoding basic leucine zipper transcriptional factor ATF-like, with amino-acid sequence MPHSSDSSDSSFSRSPPPGKQDSSDDVRRVQRREKNRIAAQKSRQRQTQKADTLHLESEDLEKQNAALRKEIKQLTEELKYFTSVLNSHEPLCSVLAASTPSPPEVVYSAHAFHQPHVSSPRFQP